A single window of Candidatus Dadabacteria bacterium DNA harbors:
- a CDS encoding radical SAM protein, whose amino-acid sequence MGRIEFMIHPRQALNGTLKYFYIKATGRPKLLNLEITKLCNARCDFCDYWQTKHEERLSDYTPVIKKINPLVTVITGGEPMIRKDLPDIVRQIKGCSIFIFTSMVTKGDFLTEDKTEELFDAGMDQIAVSLDFPGEKHDTYRGIPGLWKKLSETLPELAERFPDKSLVLNTIIMEDNLDEVIEIAKKAREWGIAISFSSYSVMKTNNEDHFVKREALSKVSDLVEELIALRKKWKGTILSTEYYLREIPGYFERGSVPDCLAGINQIHVTPSGHLKRCSEMPVAAHYSEYRPDLYEKTKCTSCWYSCRGETQSPANVKRAMEYMGIYI is encoded by the coding sequence ATGGGAAGGATAGAGTTTATGATACATCCAAGACAGGCCCTAAACGGCACATTAAAATATTTCTACATAAAGGCCACCGGAAGGCCGAAACTCCTCAATCTTGAGATAACAAAGCTTTGCAACGCCCGCTGCGATTTCTGCGACTACTGGCAGACAAAACACGAAGAGCGTCTTTCTGACTACACTCCCGTAATAAAGAAAATAAACCCCCTCGTCACGGTTATCACGGGCGGGGAGCCTATGATCAGGAAGGATCTTCCCGATATCGTGAGACAGATAAAGGGATGCTCCATATTCATTTTCACTTCCATGGTCACCAAGGGAGATTTCCTTACCGAGGACAAAACTGAAGAGCTCTTCGACGCGGGGATGGATCAGATAGCCGTTTCCCTTGATTTTCCGGGCGAAAAGCACGACACATACAGAGGCATTCCGGGTCTCTGGAAAAAGCTGTCAGAAACCCTGCCCGAACTGGCGGAGCGGTTTCCCGACAAAAGCCTCGTGCTTAACACCATAATAATGGAAGACAATCTCGACGAGGTGATCGAGATAGCGAAGAAAGCCAGGGAGTGGGGCATAGCCATATCCTTCAGTTCCTACTCGGTCATGAAAACCAACAACGAAGACCACTTCGTGAAAAGGGAAGCTCTCTCGAAGGTAAGTGACCTTGTAGAGGAACTGATCGCGCTTCGAAAGAAGTGGAAGGGAACGATACTCTCAACCGAGTACTACCTGAGGGAAATCCCGGGCTATTTCGAGAGGGGGAGCGTCCCCGACTGTCTGGCCGGCATCAATCAGATACACGTTACCCCAAGCGGGCACCTGAAACGCTGCTCGGAAATGCCCGTGGCTGCCCACTACAGCGAATACAGACCGGATCTTTACGAAAAAACCAAGTGCACTTCCTGCTGGTACAGCTGCAGGGGTGAGACCCAGAGCCCGGCGAACGTCAAGAGGGCCATGGAATACATGGGAATCTATATCTAG